The window atataaacccaataaattctaattaacacttgtagagtttattataagtgtagtcTCAATAACTCATCACGTTCCATAATAGAGTTTTTCTTTTGGTAAGACATAAACAAGTGTCTTCGTCTGAACAAGACGGTATGCATTGACAAAACATTGATAGTTTTCATGTGGGACATTGCTACAAATTGTTCGCTAAAATgacttaatataatttttgttgggagaaactttgggagtcaaagattttATCCAAAATCTCATTCTTTGGATGTAGCGTTATTTACGGTAGaattcttacggatgatatTGCATAATAAaagttgtattatggttagtcgttgtCATATGTGTTACAAAGAGGTTAAATcggcaactcacttacttttgcattttTGATAGTGATTAGTATTTGGAGTCTTTTATGGAGTATCACTGGGATTCATTGGATGATGCCCAAGTCTTTGAATAGCTGTTgggaaatttggattgatgcgacTAATATGGCAGACCAACATAATCGGGTTaacatcccaattattttttggtggactacTTGGTTGAAGCgaaaaatcgtcgaactttcactGATTATAATCGTCTGATTCGTataattcataatgttattattatgatgcttTCTGAGATTTATTTCGAAAATCCGGTAGAGTTCGTCGGAGAGTTATTCGTTCTTCAGAAAGACTTACGAGTTCCAAAACCTATTgagtaaagttttttttaaattttttgttttttatattatgttttaatcgttgtatttaaacgatttttttttatcatttttaatatatatgaatatttttaaatgctATAAATATTAGgtgttaaatatttaatttaggtAGAACCTTAGAAACTCCTAgctaatctaattaattttatttttaaaatttctggAGATATACAGAATTTAGtaggtttaattttttttctgcAGTCTAATATAGTCGCCCCTGTCTAGATCCGTATTTGAAtacctaatatttttttttcataaattattaagtaaatTGAACATTCCCTCTAAAATGTGAGTTTTTCTTGTCCAACATATTCTTTTTttgttaaactaattatttGAGGCTTGAATTTGAACTATTTGTGTATTTAGGAATGGAACTTTAAATTCAACATATTTAAGGTTCAAACTTTCAAAAATGTGTATAAATTTATGCTTCAAgcttaatatattaaacatcgatataatatattttagacatggcatgtatatatttttatatatgtaagAAACATATAGAAAACGAGAAAAAGTCGAGGGTGGATGCTCCCATGCAAAATAGTAAAGCTTGattaaaagaatgaaaaaaatcatacagggtgattattaatataaagtaTACATTGTTGAGAATGAGTTGGATCAATTAAAGTAGAAATTTACACCTCCCCCAAACAAATCTACCAAAGAATCAGTTAAATTGAGCACCCCCTCTAAAATCTCTTCAACACCAATACCACCAACGACGAGCTTTTGTTTCTTCCATTTGTGAAAAGATTTAATGTAGCAGGAGACATGAAATCGATAGTTTCCACAAGCAGAGACATACGACAATCCCGAGAAGTAATTTCCATGATTAATCCTATGATTTTTGCACTCATAGCAACGTATCCCAATATTATCGGTTTCACAGAGGTAATATTTCCTGTTCCCAGCACATAATTCACCCTTCaactccatatatatatattgtaacaatCTAGCTAAGATTAAATATAAGATctcaatattatttgaattgaagGAAGTATTTATCTattccttttatatttatactagCTAGCTAGATGGAGGAGCTGAAGGGGGACACTAGTTAGAGTAACCACACGTAAGAAAACACGTTTACTTGatcatcaataaaataattattctaattggaattaaaataaaacaagaccttttcaaataaataaataaatatatttgcaAAATGAAAAGCGAAGGAAGCCGAGCCAAACCGAATACCTTTTCAAATCTCCAGGGCATATATGTAAAAAGAATTAATAGTGTAAATATGCCCTTAAAGTTTACACTAATTTCATATTGACCCGTTTTAAATTAACGAAAACTGcttctatttataatttaacatttttacgCATTCGATAGTGAGTGCCATATATGGGTTTGACATGTCATGAGCAtcagtttaattaaaatttttaaaatatctgtaGCCCGGTggatttaatataattaataaataatgtggaaatttattttctagaagCCCGGTGGCCCTTAAGCAAGCATGTTCAATTATATTGTATTATGTTGGTTCTAGTTCTAGATTTTGGAGTTAAACAAGAAGCTGACAAAAAATGgctatacaaattataaacagaccaatatatatttgtttgagatgttacataaatatttctaattatatatgaagttgtcaaaatatatatttttgaacaactaattaatcaatatgtataattaaaagaCACGTACGTACGTACTCGTTTGATGTAAAAATGATTGTTGTATCTCttattaattagtaattaaaatattagtatatatatatatatatatttgagattgAGGAGTGGAAATAGTTATTAGGTTAATTATTAATGAgcagaaaataatgaaaatggaACAAGTAGCATTGATTGATAAGCTAGCTAGGTAGCTAGGGgcataacaaattaatattacaacaataataataataataattgagattatatgagaaagtaaacaaaaagtATATAGTAATAAAGCAAAGGGTACGTACATAGATAAATGGAAACTAAATTATAAACATACAATTACTAGCTAGGAATCAAAGGAGGTAGCCGCGGGAGAGTGGGGGATCCGTGGTTGGATTGAATCCTTTCAGACTATATATaatctcttaattaattaagttgatcCGGCGAGGCCTTTAAGTATGAAATCAGCTCCCTTATTAAACGCCTCCAAAACCGCCCGAGTCTTccctcctcctccaccaccacgAGGGCGGATCGTCATGATGTggtgatcatcatcatcatcatcatgagtTGTTGTGCTATACCGCCTAGACGAGCTTGTGCTGGCTTGGCATGGCATCATCCCTCCAGCACGAGGGCAGATCGTCTTCTTGATGTGGTGATAATCATCATCATTATATGTTCTAGTAGAAGAGCTCGTGCTGGCTTGGCATGGCGTCATCCCTCCACCATGAGGGTGGGTCGTCGTCGTCTTCTCCATGTTCGTCTTCCTCCTCTTGTTCTTCTCCTCGTGCCTTGTAGGAGCTTGATCAATTTGATTGCCTTTTTGCGTCGTCTCATCACATTCCTCCAAACTCGCACCTCCACCATGAGGGCGGGCCTTGTTCTTGTTGTTCTTCTTGATGAGATTATCATAAGTTGCTTTGCTAGACGAGGTGCTGGCTTGGCTTGTCTTGTCCTCCTTCTCAGACCTTATAGCTGGATcattattaatcttaatttgCAACTTGACTTTTTTCTCCTTATCACATTCCTCCAAACTCGCCTGAGTCATCCCTCCACCATGAGGGCCATCCTTGTTCTTATTGATGTGGTGATCATCAGTTGATTTGCTAGATGAGGTACTGGATTGACTTGCCTTGTCCTTCTTCTTGAGGCTTTTAGGTTGATcattattaatcttaatttgCAACTTCTCTTTCCCACTATTGCATTTTTGCGCCTCATCACATCCCTCCAAAATCGCCGGAGTCATCCCACCACCATGAGGGAGGGCCTTGTTCTTGTTGTTTTTCTTAATGAAATGATCATTAGTTGCTTTGCTAGACGAGGTGCTGGCTTGGCTTGCCttatcctcctcctcctcctcctcggGCATTGTAGTTtgatcattattaattttaatttgcaaCTTCACCTCTCTACCATGAGGGCGGGCCTTGTTCTTGTTGTTCTTCTTGATGTGTTGATCATCATTTTCTTTGCTAGACGAGACGTTAGTTGGACTTGTTTTGTCCTCCTTCTCGGACATTGTAGTTTGATcattattaatcttaatttgTAACTTCTCTTTCACACGATTAACTTTTTGCTCCTCATCACATTCCTCCAAACTCGTCTGAGTCACCCTTCCAGCATGAGGGCCATCCTTGTTCTTGTTGTTCTTCTTGATGTGTTGATCATCATTTTCTTTGCTAGACGATATGTTGGGTTGACTTGTTTTGTTCTCCTTGGACATTGTAGTTTGATcattattaatcttaatttgTAACTTCTCTTTCAAACCATTAACTTTTTGCTCTTCATTACATTCCTCCAAACTTGTCTGAGTCACCCCTCTAGCATGAGGACGGGCCTTGTTCTTGTTGTTCTTCTTGATGTGTTGATCATCATTTTCTTTGCTAAACGAGATGTTGGCTTGACTTGTTTTGTCCTCCTTCTTGGACCTTGCAGTTTGATcattattaatcttaatttgCAACTTCTCGTTATCGGCACATTCCTCCAAACTCGTCTCAGTCACCCCTCCAGCATGAGAGCCATCCTTGTTCTTGTTATTCTTCTTGATGTGTTGATCATCATTTTCTTTCCTAGACGAGATGTTGGCTTCACTTGTTTTGTCCTCCTTCTCGGACCTCGTAGTTTGATcattattaatcttaatttgCAACTTCTCTTTCAAACAATTAACTTTTTGCTTCTCATCACATTCCTCCAAACTCGTCTGAGTCACCCCTCCAGCATGAGGGCCATCCTTGTTCTTATTGTTCTTCTTTATGTGGTGATCATTAGTTGCTTTGCTAGACGAGGTGCTGGATTGACTTGCCTTGTCTTCCTTCTTGGACATGGCAGCTTGATCATTGTTAATATTTAACCTCTCTTTCCAACGATTTAGTTTTTGCTCCTCATTTAATTCCTCCCAACTCGCCTGAGTAATCCCTCCACCGTGAGGGCCATCCTTGTTCTTATTGTTCTTCTTTATGTGGTGATCATTAGTTTCTTTGCTAGACGAGGTGCTGGATTGACTTGCCTTGTCTTCCTTCTTGGACATGGCAGCTTGATCATTGTTAATATTTAACCTCTCTTTCCAACGATTTAGTTTTTGCTCCTCATTTAATTCCTCCCAACTCGCCTGAGTAATCCCTCCACCATGAGGGCCATCCTTGTTCTTATTGTTCTTTTTGATGCGGTGATCATCAGTTGCTTTGCTAGACGAGGTGCTGGATTGACTTGCCTTGTCCTCCTTCTCGGTGGACATGGTAGTTTGATcattattaatcttaatttgCAACTTTTCTTTCCGACGATTGACTTTTTGTTCCTCGTCACAATACTCCAAACTCGCCCTAGTCATCCCTCCACCATGAGGTCGAGCCTTGTTCATATTGTTCTTCACCTTccttccatttttttttcttcgaCCACACATCTATAAATAGATCtgttatatatacaaatatatatatatatatatatagtcacacaattaataaaattaacaaaccAAAGTATTAATCTTAATTTGCAAAATCAAACCACGTATTATTTACTACTAACCTTGTTGCTGGtaccttaaaatatatattaatgtagaCGGTTTGgcttattaaaaatgaaatcatCATCCACGGCTTTTGTTGTGGTTATTTCATgggttttttattaaaaaaatcatttgagttttttattaaataattgatatttttgtatttaaaatttatatttaataaaaaataaaaagggatattttaatttattaaattaataatttgatattatttaaaatgacaataatgttagtgtaaatattctatttttacattcaaatttaaataaataataaataaaataatgataaagttgggctattttaaaataaaataatagaaaaattaaataaaaattaaaaaatagactaaatataatatatatttgacactaatgtaatttatatttattttaattacatatctaaaaaaaaattaaaaaattaaaaaaataactttaataattaatatttatatataatttaataatataaaaaataataataataataatattgcatATAGAATTTTGTTagaggaaaaataaataatcgtGGAAAAATTAACTATACCacaaaatatcgatttttttttatatattgaaacaaaaataatgtaagatatagtaaaaataattggtaggataaaaatatgagattttgaaaaaaattgtaatacCCAAAATAATATtcgtaaattaaaatataaatattagattaaTGTTTTCGTTATGAAATTCTCATAAAAATCAAATAGtcattaacaaattttaataaaataatatttttttagaacatTTTTATGCTCAATTTTCAAGATATAGTATCACTTTTTGACTCTCCaaatttaatacttatattttcttttttaaactaatttgatttaattataaaatcataatttttttaaatcaaattgaaatataattatattataatattatttcatatacatatataattctagacatttttattattagtttttgttAACGAGTCTATTTTTGACTtgagttatataataaaaaaaattaaaatagtttaactCCTAAAATGGTGGAAGAAATGTACATCTAATTGGCTAAAAAGAgaataattcaattttcatattatattttatatatttgacacaaatttaatttattaaatttcaataataaatatgaaatgaaagtttaCAAGAACAATAAGCTTTTATGAATAAGTGACTGACCTTATGAATATATCTGGATTTCTGGAGATGAACAAGTAAAATGTAAAGTTGATTAATCTTCAATGTAACAGAGAAAGAATTCCCAAATAACTGGGAACAATATGAGGAGTCCTTTATAGAATCTGAAAAATACCTCATTGGCTTTAATTATTTTCCACGAAAGGGGTTTTTTTATCCAGCTTTTTTTAGTATATACTAATTAATACTCATTATCGAAGCTTCCAGAAGTGGAGAGTGACGgctattcttttttttttattaattaaggaattatgAATTCTACCGAcctcgttttaaaaaaaataaattaattggtcGAAAtcttgttttatatttaaattttataaaaataaagtaataatatatatatgttatttttatttttgttagagaatgaaataatttgatgattaaaatatatatatatatatatatatatgatagaacagtttgaattttatgtaaaaaatctcaaaagaaACAGAGGTTTGTTGgaaacaattatattaataaatatattaagacttattacaataataaattgATTCCCCCacctaataaaattttataaataataaattacaaatataaattaaaacaaaacaacagAATAACACAGATATTTTACATGAAAACCTTTTCAAATTAAGAAGTAAAATTAGGAAGAGGTTTAAGTATTAATCAATGTGAAAGAATCTTAACCAgcacaaatatatatttttttttaatttaaataatacaaaggTGAATACTCAAACTTatggtcttttttttttttttatgttcaagTCTCCAACTATGTGATTAAGAATTTagatgaattaaatatttatagattaatTAAGGAGAAATTGCCTATATTCAAATCCAAGTAGGCTTAATTCCACTATCAACTCTC is drawn from Impatiens glandulifera chromosome 3, dImpGla2.1, whole genome shotgun sequence and contains these coding sequences:
- the LOC124929693 gene encoding myb-like protein X, which codes for MCGRRKKNGRKVKNNMNKARPHGGGMTRASLEYCDEEQKVNRRKEKLQIKINNDQTTMSTEKEDKASQSSTSSSKATDDHRIKKNNKNKDGPHGGGITQASWEELNEEQKLNRWKERLNINNDQAAMSKKEDKASQSSTSSSKETNDHHIKKNNKNKDGPHGGGITQASWEELNEEQKLNRWKERLNINNDQAAMSKKEDKASQSSTSSSKATNDHHIKKNNKNKDGPHAGGVTQTSLEECDEKQKVNCLKEKLQIKINNDQTTRSEKEDKTSEANISSRKENDDQHIKKNNKNKDGSHAGGVTETSLEECADNEKLQIKINNDQTARSKKEDKTSQANISFSKENDDQHIKKNNKNKARPHARGVTQTSLEECNEEQKVNGLKEKLQIKINNDQTTMSKENKTSQPNISSSKENDDQHIKKNNKNKDGPHAGRVTQTSLEECDEEQKVNRVKEKLQIKINNDQTTMSEKEDKTSPTNVSSSKENDDQHIKKNNKNKARPHGREVKLQIKINNDQTTMPEEEEEEDKASQASTSSSKATNDHFIKKNNKNKALPHGGGMTPAILEGCDEAQKCNSGKEKLQIKINNDQPKSLKKKDKASQSSTSSSKSTDDHHINKNKDGPHGGGMTQASLEECDKEKKVKLQIKINNDPAIRSEKEDKTSQASTSSSKATYDNLIKKNNKNKARPHGGGASLEECDETTQKGNQIDQAPTRHEEKNKRRKTNMEKTTTTHPHGGGMTPCQASTSSSTRTYNDDDYHHIKKTICPRAGGMMPCQASTSSSRRYSTTTHDDDDDDHHIMTIRPRGGGGGGKTRAVLEAFNKGADFILKGLAGST